One Candidatus Sulfurimonas baltica DNA segment encodes these proteins:
- a CDS encoding agmatine deiminase family protein, with protein MKRLIAEFEEQSFTQIIFPHAKTDWVEYLDEAEVTFTNIINEIIKYQKCLVVCADIEDVKSRFEHNENLYFVEFETNDTWARDSSALCIEENSHVKLLDFNFTGWGGKFDASKDNAMSRAIQKRYNKELLHVALDLEGGAVESNGVDTILTTSECMLNKNRNSSLNPSQITDILQNEFGMKKILYLNHGYLAGDDTDSHVDTLARFIDEKTIMYVTCKDESDEHFKELKLMQKELFEFAKAYNLELIELPMTDAIYFEDERLPATYANFLFVNGAVLVPVYGVKQDEEALEIFKKTFTDKEIVAINCMALIKQHGSLHCVTMNFAKEVEII; from the coding sequence GTGAAAAGATTGATTGCAGAGTTTGAAGAACAAAGTTTTACACAAATTATATTTCCACATGCTAAAACCGATTGGGTTGAGTATTTGGATGAGGCAGAAGTTACATTTACAAATATTATTAATGAAATAATCAAGTATCAAAAATGCCTTGTTGTCTGTGCAGACATTGAAGATGTTAAGAGCAGATTTGAGCATAACGAAAACCTTTATTTTGTTGAGTTTGAGACTAATGACACTTGGGCGAGAGACTCCTCTGCTCTTTGCATAGAAGAGAATTCACATGTAAAACTCTTAGATTTTAATTTTACCGGCTGGGGCGGTAAATTTGACGCTTCAAAAGACAATGCAATGAGTCGGGCAATTCAAAAAAGATACAACAAAGAACTTCTACATGTAGCGTTGGATTTGGAGGGTGGAGCGGTTGAGAGCAATGGAGTTGACACTATACTTACAACATCGGAGTGCATGTTAAACAAAAACAGAAACTCCTCTTTGAACCCTTCACAAATCACTGATATATTGCAAAATGAATTTGGAATGAAAAAGATTCTATACCTAAATCACGGCTACCTTGCAGGTGACGATACAGATTCACATGTAGATACTTTGGCAAGATTTATAGATGAAAAAACAATAATGTACGTTACATGTAAGGATGAGAGCGATGAGCATTTCAAAGAGTTAAAACTTATGCAAAAAGAGCTTTTTGAGTTTGCAAAAGCTTATAATTTAGAACTTATTGAACTTCCGATGACAGATGCTATATACTTTGAAGATGAGAGATTGCCGGCTACTTATGCCAATTTCTTATTTGTTAACGGTGCCGTTTTAGTACCTGTTTACGGAGTTAAACAAGATGAAGAGGCATTAGAGATTTTCAAAAAAACTTTTACAGACAAAGAGATAGTTGCTATTAATTGTATGGCACTCATAAAACAGCATGGCTCACTTCACTGCGTCACTATGAATTTTGCAAAAGAAGTTGAGATTATTTAA